Genomic DNA from Corticium candelabrum chromosome 5, ooCorCand1.1, whole genome shotgun sequence:
AAAGTCAGGATAAGCAAATGTCTGATGAAGGCAGAGATGATGGAAATGCCGAACCTGTTGAGAACATCTTACATCATCATGACACGTCTGATTTACCAGAAACACAAAACGATGACAAGGACAATATCACTGATATGCAAGATGAAGACACTACCAGTAAGACATTTGTTTTGGAGGCAAATgctgatgtaggagatgatgATAGCATGATGAACAAGGATGACGGAAGCGTGAGTTTCAGTGACTGGTCATCTTCAAGGAAACCAAAAAATCTTGATCGTGAAGATGGTGATGAGCCTAAAGAGGTGGAAAGTGAAGTGCATGAAGACTTAGATAGTTTGAATGAACAGGATTACACGCATCAAGCTAAAGGGTTTCTACCCGAGTTGGTGAGTGATTGCTGTTTggttttgcttgttgttttgtgaATTTTTTGTAGGTGTCGATGTGGTTTGATGGTGCATCTTCACTTGTCATATTTGGAACGGCTATCGCAGGAATTCTGCCCATTTTCttactgttttgtttctgtgtaaGTAAAAGCAGTCAATTTTTATCAGTTCTTGTCTACTTGCCAGTTGGAATTTTCTAACtgtccatgtttgtttacttgtcacTGCAGCAATGGCCGTATTGGACATGCTTGATTTATTATAAACGACGTTTGTTACAATTTTGACATACAAGTGGATGGACACACTGACAATATTCCCATTAGTTGTTCGTGTCTTTGCTTGACAGTTTCTCTATTGTCTGTGTATCTACTTGTTTATTGCCATTTCCTTTCCTGATCAACTATGTACTGTGACTTTAGGGTGGATCAAAGGGCCCCAATGTGGAAGGTAGGCTGCTTCACCCTCTGCAAGTCATGGCAATTAGACAAAATGGATGTTGATCTTTATAGTAATGAAAAAGAAATTTGAGGAACAGCTTGTGGCTGCTATTACTGAAAGAGACAATGCACAAACAGAATCAACAGCATCCAAGAAGAAGGcaataataaatgtaaacacAGTAGTACACTAATTCATTGTATTGTTATGCTTGTGAGGCAGACTGAGCTGTTGGAAAGAAATCTTCGGGAAGAGAGAGAGTCGAATGCACTGCTGCAAGAAGAGAAGAACAGATCACAGGTACGAAACAATCTGCTGCATTGACCTTGGTGTTGCCCAATGAACAATTTATCTGTTCAGTTTGTTTGACTGGCAGCACCCACATTTGTGGCCATTTCAGTAGTTATTGTAGCATAACTGATTATAGGTTAGTCACTTGACTGGTTTACTGTTTTGCAGCAAGCTCAGTCGCGGTTGCTTGGTCAGCAACAAAAGCTTGAAGAAGAAGTACGACAGCTTAGTAATATAACCTCTCAGCAAGCACTAGATTTACAGACTGAACAAGCACATAGTGCTTACTACCAGCAGCAGTTGGCTGCAAGTGTAGAACAAACCACAACACTTCAACACCAACTACAACAATTACAGTCAGACATTGAAACTTACACTACAAGTGAGGATCAGTTGAAGAGTGAAGTCGAGCAAATGAAAGGACAAATTGCACAGTTGGAACAAGCACAAAATAGAGTGAGTTCCATTCTGCAATAACATGACCAGTTACTATCGCTCGTACATTACTGTGTATTGCACTGGAGGGATGCAGCTCAATAGTTCAGACAGTGATCTGTCATACATGTTTTTTGGCTGTCTACAACAGAATTTTGCGTTTAGTTATCTCAAGAGAACAATCAATGGCAACAACAATGTCAATCTTATGAAGACCAATTGGCAGCTGCTCATAAAGAGACAGCCAAGGTGCAGATGTcattgacagagacagagaaagaaGCAGACATTCTCCGTGATTGTCTCCAACAGTTAAATGCAATTGCTCTGGCAGATAGGGATGAAGATCCAACAGAGGATGAAGAAACCAGAAAACAGAAAAGTACAAAATCAATCAAATCTCCTGATAATAAATTAGTTTGTACAAAATGTGTCGATAATGCTGTAGTGGAAGAGCTACAACGTCAAAAGTTTAATGATCTTGTCAATACCAGAAAGGCATCTTCAGAACTGAAGGCTTCTCAGCAGGAATGCAAAGAGCTGCAGGCTCGATTACATGTGGAGAGAGATGCACATCAGCAGCTACAAAAGAAATTGGACAAACTTCAATCTGACTATGATGTTCAACGAGAGATGTACACCACAACTGAGTCTCAATTTACGCAAACGAATGCCAAGCTACAGGCTTTGTCTGAGTACTTGAAGGAGAGAGAAGAGACACTGCAGATGCAAGAATTCCTTTGTAGTTGATGAGATGGTTGGTAGTGTAAAATGGTGCATTTGTATTGCAGGAAGTTGGGGAAAGAAGAAGCAGCTAAAGCCTTGATTGCCAACAGAGAGCAAACTGCTAGTGAGAGAGCAGCAGCTGCTGAGGAAGACATGGCAAGACAAAGGTTTGGTGATGATGAGAGTTTTAAGAGTGACTAGGATGGAATGTGCTGCTGTTTACAGACAACAGGTAAATGAATTAAGACAGCAAATGGCTGAAATAGAGAAAAACTTACTGCAACAGGTTGGTTGTTAAACTTAACCTCATTGAGTTCTTTGCCTGCCTGCAAGCCTGCCTATTTGTTATGActcagggctcgaaaaataggtcatcaagtcgtcatttgacgagtaaaattttacaactgacgacTAACGTTGTAGTCTAGgttgtcaaatgacgactagaGCAGACCAAGGCTTTTTAatttgtaatggctttctcggtaTACAGGCggatagctgtactgtactgaaacatgctCCGCTTTGACGCTCacattgggacatttgtcgtacattgacaaactgctcatatcctGGATGATGAAACGGGTAGTGCGAGagctagcctcgaacttccagaccagagagcacgcgAACTCTGCGAGCCATCTCAGGATTCTGACAGAGTAAAAGCATAAAGTTTGTGACCAGGGAGCACGTGaggaagtggagacaatggtaaatcctgtaggtcaaaataggtagatatgattgtagtagcaagaaacggaTAGTTTTTGCAAAgtgatatgtggaagtctggttgaaaccccaccttgttttgacaaagagaggtggtatgtgtaatcactaattcaattagctatcactattgCCTTCCCTTCCTTACCTCTGTCTAATGTGTAACACATCCTGCCATTGGCTCAGCGGTAATGTGTTGGATACTCTTGGTTACATGCCATTGTGAAGTACGGAATGCTGCAttgtatgcttgcactgcactgaattttAGAAGGCCGTACAAACTGGCGGTACCACTAAACAccataattgatatcaacataacATCCTAGACTAAAATTTTTTGACAACCTAAAATGATTGGAAACttgtcaaatgacgacaactagttggaccaatttttttagccctgtgtgtgtatgtatgtatctatgctTTACATTCTGTTTATGTACATTATGGATGGCAGCTGTCTCACTAGCTTGTGCATTGCTGTAGCTGTCAACCAATGAGAAGCGAGCTCAAGAGGCACTGGTGAGATGCTCCCTTCTCATACTCAATTCGCCTTATTCTAATGTCAACGTGTATAGGCCCAATTGCACAGTTGTGAGCAGCAGCTTCGAAAGTCAAACGAAGACGTGACCACTCTCCGCCGAAGGTATGTCCAGCAACGCATCAACTGTTCGTGTTTGTGTATCACTGAAAGCTTCATGAAATCGATGTATTTGTTTCTTCAGACTCACAGATGCAGAAAATCATATTGCACTATCACAACGACCACATCCTCCTGGTCCAGCGTTTGGTATTGTGAATGTGACACTGATGGTCTATCCACATGTTGATCATTCATTGTGTGGTAGGTCCCATGCCTCCTCTTTCACAACATAGTTTCAATCGTCCTATATCTCCGCATGGACCTCCAGGGCCTCCACGTCAAATGACACCACCTGAGAAGAGACACAGCATGCCATCAGGCCAACGATCCCCTCCAGGCCAGAGGAGAGACTCCAGGGATAACCCTCCAAGGTCGAGCTCTCGACCACCCAGTCGAGGTCCAATATATCCTCCTCGTCCTAATTCTATAGGACCGACACAAGAATCCATGCTACCTCGACGAGACTCCAAAGGTCTTCCACATCCAGACGCAATGGCACCACATCGTCCTGAAGTGCTGCGGCCACCACGACCGGACTCGGTTGGTGCACTTCATGCACACCCTGGCCCATTGGGCCCATCACCTGCCATGCCGTTCCACTCTCTTCCTCCAATGAGCCACAGAATGCCACCTCCTGGCCGTGGAGGACCGATGCCTGGACCAAGAACTAGTTCTCCGTCTGGAAAGTACTTTGATGTCCCTGATGGACCCGTAAGGTACCAACAGCAGCCATTGCAACCAGGAGCATTTGGTGGTCTGCCACCAAGACCAGGGTTGGTTCCTGTCAGGCAACCTATTCCAAGACAGCCAATGATGCACCCATTTCAGCCACATCCAGGGGGTCATCCACTTGAGCAGCAACATCGAATGGATGGTCATCATCCTGGGAACTCGAACATGCACAATGAAATTTAATTcctaatcaattaatttatgatTTGCATCAACAATTCAAATCTATATAATAAACTATATTTTAATGCCCAGTTGGCATCTCTGCCAAATCGACTAAGGAGTGGTTCACAACATGTGACAAACAACAATCTGGTCCAGTAAGGGCTAACCGTATCAAAAGCATTGGCTGCAGCACGAAGACACAAACTTCTTCTGTCATCAGTGATTATCTACTATGTTTGAGACAGAATTCAGTCGCACTGAATGTCCTATCTCTACAAAGTGTTGTCATTAGAtgaacaaaccaacaaacaaacacatgaacagataAAGTAACAAACAGATAGCCACATTGACATTTGCCATCCACGTATTGCCTCATATCACATGCCATAGGCTCCTCATTGATCCAAACGACAATGAATAGAGTGAACATGCTCACATAACATCCACTGAGTGAAACCCTCGTACACTTCCATGGTCACACTGCACGTTATCACATGTCTAAGTGCCTTCAGTTTGTATGTAGAACTAATAACCAAAATTCCATTACATGTGCACACATTAACTCAACTGCAAAAGCATTATAAAAGCATTATCTGTCACATCTACGATTCTATTTAAAATGTGATATACTCACATTAACTTGTGTTATCTACAATGTAAAACTGGTAGGTTTAGTCATCTTACCCAGCAGGTTGACACCAATGTTTGTCACAAAGCACTTTACAATCGCCTCATAACCCTTCCTCACAGCAATGTCATACGGCTTGTCGCCAGTTGTGTTGGTGATATCGGCATCAGCATGACATCTAAATATTCAACACGTTTATTTTCAGCACAATATATCATTGATTGTATTCATTAGTCTCATTCCTACCCCAGCAACACCTCAATGCTGTCAACATGTCGAGGTCCACCCAGCACAGTCTCGTGCAATGCCGTATTTCCTTTCCTTCAACATACAATTAGTAGCCAGTAAACACATTGAAACAGTCGTCATCTACATGTCAACGACATCAAAGCTATCGCATATAACTACCAGTTGGAGTACAGTAGCAAgtacaatgcaatacaacagAGAAAGAGGTTCATTTCATCTCACTGAAACATTAACATTTCTAATTCAAATGTAAAGCAAACGTCTGATATGTCACACTCAATTGAGAAAGGATAtactacagtatatacatatgtTTGACTTGAACCGTTTTAGACTACTTCAAACATCATCAGAAATATTGCCATCTGATCATTTGActaagccctgtccacactggcaactggaaaGTGATCCAACTGCAAACATCAATTCCACACCTAATCCACTTTCGAAGCAATCGTGATTCAATCCACATCGATCGCGATCAGTTAAATCCAATTATGAAAATAGTGGGTGTTACCTTCACATGCCCTACAAGTGTAGACAAAACATCTAACACGCCTCACTTTTCTTTGCTCTCGCTCAATTTGTATTGCCTTATGTCACTGTATCAACACtaccacaagcaaagaacccacacgtacacatccaACTGTTCATCAGTCACATGATACCAATACAAAGAGAGGCAGAGATATCGTTTttaaagtgcagtgtggataTCCAAATCGGATTGCGATCCATTTCTGGTTGAGTGTGGACAAGGCTTTAGTCCCCGTATTCAGCGTCAATGTGTCTTCGTTCTCAACAAGATTTTAATACGAGATTAGCAAAACTTTAAAGACTAACCTACAAATGTAACTGGCAGTTCATACGAATTCTACATCAATGAATCACTGGACAACTTCAAACGTCATCAGAAATAACAGTATTGCCATCATTTAACTGTAAGCCTTGTCCTTAGCACCAAGAAGACTACAATACTACTGAAAACTACAATACAACGTACTACTAAAAGCTATAATACAATGTACTACTAAAGACTACAATACAATGTACTAATAACGACTACAATACAATGTACTACTAAAGACTACAATACAATGTACTACTAAAGACTACAACAGTACAATGTACTACTAAAGACTACAATacaatgtactgtactaaagACTACAATACAATGCACTACTAAAGACTACAATACAATGTACTACTAAAGACTACAAtacaatgtacagtacatcCCCATAGTTACGTTAACCACCTGTTAGACACACTATATGTTGGCTCACTACCAGCTACTGTAATTTACAGACAATCTTTCACTTGCAATATCAAAATTAGAACAATGCAAAGTGAAATTTTGTCTCTGTACTAGAGTTGTTATGTATGATACCTCATCTTAAGGTTGATATCTGCTCCTTTCTCAACTAGAACTCGAATGCAATCATGATGGTCATTAACTGCTGCTACTGCAACAGCAGAAAGGCCTTCCTTATTAAGACGATTAGGATCAGCACCCTAACACGGTTAACATCAATAACAAAATGAAAGTAGACAACAGCCACAATAGAGACCTTGTCAATAAGACGTTCCACCGTCTCTAGTCGTCCTTGACCCGTGCTGTTCACTTCACGAAATACCAGCTGAGTTTCAGACTAATTTTGTTAACAAAACGTCAACACGTTACACTCACTATAACGACTACAATCGAATCACTTACCGACAACAAATCCTTGCTTGGTTTTGTTTTCCGTCTTGTTTTTTTCTTAGTTTTTGTAGTTGATTCAATTTCGTTATCATCGAAGTTGAGGCTGCTAGTTTcactgactgacacacaaatgcaGCAAGAAAATAACATTGGCTATAAGTTTACTGAAATAGCCAACGACTAACGTAAACTGAGAGAACTTGACTGTTTAAAATTGTAGCCATTACTGTCCACCAGTGTACTAAGAAGAGCCTGCGATGCTGCAACACACAAGCAGTACGCTAAAGCCTCATTACTCAAATcaaaaagcaaacatacaataacaaaaaaaaGACTTTGTCTAATTTGTCATGTCCTAAGATTTCTTTTCAAATACTTGTTATTACTCATACATTTATGTTGCACTTTACATCATGTTGCTCAAGAACAAATgcaatatgaaacaaactCTATCCACCAAGAATGTTTACAGTATATCAACATCTCTCATGCTCAAATGGTGTGGTAAACAAGGCTGATTGCTGCACAATACATTTGTGACATGTGCACAGTAAAATCAAAGTAATGAAGATGCATGCATACCTTGAGGATTAGCAGCACTCAGCGGCCGTCCCTGTGAACAGCAACAAGCAAAGTGAGAAATAGGCAAATGTGTCGCAGCTTGTGCCACCTATATGGCCACGTTTACCTTGACATCTTTGAGTGGATATGTGATAGTAAGTGTCACTTCATTGCCATCATCATGAACAGTAGCAGCAGTCAGCTAGACAAAAAGAACTTAAATTATCATACAAACTGCTAGTCAGTTTGGGGCCACAGTTATAAACAATTTGTAATTTGAGCATCCAAACTGGTAGTACTTGAGTACTTAAATGATATTACATCGATATAGTGGGCACGTGtgcatgtaacacacacacacacacacacacacacacacacacacacacacacacacacacacacacacacacacacacacacacacgtgcacacaaaacacacacacacacacacacacacacacgtgcacacaaaacacacacacacacacacacacacacacacacacacacacacacacacacacacacacacacacacacacacacacacactaaactaaactaaatgTTAGGAGCTGCcaggagtgtgtgtgtgtgtgtgtgtgtgtgtgtgtgtgtgtgtgtgtgtgtgtgcacgcgctcTTTCAGGTTAGTGTCAGATATCTGATTATACGCTGgttaatatatttaaaaacACTAAGAAAACCCAACAGCAAAGACAGCTAAACCTACACAATTCAAGTGACTAAAGTATAtgaaacacaacagaaaacataaATGACCAACGAgacaatcaattattaataCTAAGTCACTTTTTGGTATCATACCTTTCCCATTTGTGGTTGCCCTATTGCCTTCTGGAAATCCTGAGAGTTTTGTGCGTATGCCTTCAGATGTGAACATACATGTTCAACCTGCTGTCTCCAAAAACCTCTCCCAGGACTGTATGTTGTCAACTGGAGTCTCCTGTCTCTGCCAGCCTCACGTTGAGATCTCGCCTGTTCTTCAGCTTTAGATGCACTCTCTAATGCTCGTGCAGACTTGAAGAATAGGCCTTCAGTTTGACTGCCTTGTgatcttgtattgtgtttagCAGATGTTGAACCAGATGCCCACTATACATAGAACAAATACGCTCAATTGTACGAGCATTTACTGAAACATAGCCACACATTTGCAGACTATTGTGTACAAGTGTGTTAGGGCTACCACAGAGTAAACACTACTACTCCTTTTGAGTTCATTTTGTGGCAACAAAATCTGCTCATAAGGCCGCACtgaaaaattgtctgattggggtaacatgCAGTGGAAAAAGATGGGTGGATGGGTGAGGGGAATTTTTTAGTCATTATCTAGCCCAGCGTCTTGTTTGGAGAAAGTGTCTATGGTCGCAGTTCGCACGCTGAGTACATCGTCCACTCGATCACAGAATCCAACTTCCTGCAATACCTCATGAAGACTACAGTCACCAAGACACACAAAGAATTTTAAAAAACTCAGCGGCCCTCCAAACATGGGCAGGCGGGTTAcgccaatcagacaatttttcgGAGCGACCTAATCTGTAGCATCCAAACAATGTGTTAGTTTCCACCATtgcatgctgttgttgtggttgtatAATCTATAATGCTACTGACACACTAAATTGATAAGAAAATACTGTAatcatagacagacagatggctgaacaacaaatacagtcaaacagaaaacaaacgagtaaacaaacagatagaaacaTGCTAGTCATTACACACTTATGTCACATATCAATcagtagacacacacaccaatgctCTAACGATTACCAGCATGTAGCTAGTGTGTCCAAAAATAAACACATTACCGTCAATTCCTGCTTTTCCGGCTGTGAGTTAGGAGGTTCTATGCGAGAGCCACATGATAAACAGAATCGAGCAGAAGCACTGTTGCTAGCAGCACATTTCAAACAGGAAACTGGCTGCTGAGATTTGAAGTTCTATGGCATAATAAGACCAgattaacacacacactctctctctctctctctcacacacacacacacacacacacacagtgacacacacacacacacacacacacacacacacacacacacacacacacacacagtgatacacacacacacacacacacacacacacacacacacacacacacacacagtgacacacacacacacacacacacacacacacacacacacacacacacacacacacacacacaatgacacacacacacacacacacacacacacacacacacacaca
This window encodes:
- the LOC134180150 gene encoding double zinc ribbon and ankyrin repeat-containing protein 1-like isoform X3; the protein is MPQLPSNLQPASSKSDAEKLLKQTDYLRCVQCFAPRPSDPYARFCPNCGAVVPLLPTSRQAPPQSGMMGTCLKCQSPVPLTAPSCLVCEAPLQPQLQPQASRRLQARLLCCHCSSVNPSHMEFCVTCESRLQEQGKLGNVFNGLAPEPPPFTYRTKCSKCGRLNAGDARFCDWCGNKNFKSQQPVSCLKCAASNSASARFCLSCGSRIEPPNSQPEKQELTWASGSTSAKHNTRSQGSQTEGLFFKSARALESASKAEEQARSQREAGRDRRLQLTTYSPGRGFWRQQVEHVCSHLKAYAQNSQDFQKAIGQPQMGKLTAATVHDDGNEVTLTITYPLKDVKGRPLSAANPQASQALLSTLVDSNGYNFKQSSSLSLLSETSSLNFDDNEIESTTKTKKKTRRKTKPSKDLLSSETQLVFREVNSTGQGRLETVERLIDKGADPNRLNKEGLSAVAVAAVNDHHDCIRVLVEKGADINLKMRKGNTALHETVLGGPRHVDSIEVLLGCHADADITNTTGDKPYDIAVRKGYEAIVKCFVTNIGVNLLGKMTKPTSFTL
- the LOC134180150 gene encoding double zinc ribbon and ankyrin repeat-containing protein 1-like isoform X1, encoding MTAGSVSVPTILPLRPPTRSKLDIDTNTLIELQTDTNGANIYYTVNGQKPDPFQKLGERHTDVYERPFTLIEGKQTVKAMALLSNPVRASSVVTKTFRVTAAEGNESEDDGLGEIGHLDSVGSHTGNKVESLQLGGQILTQPRFLNSRLGAVSRQSTESAVSPMPQLPSNLQPASSKSDAEKLLKQTDYLRCVQCFAPRPSDPYARFCPNCGAVVPLLPTSRQAPPQSGMMGTCLKCQSPVPLTAPSCLVCEAPLQPQLQPQASRRLQARLLCCHCSSVNPSHMEFCVTCESRLQEQGKLGNVFNGLAPEPPPFTYRTKCSKCGRLNAGDARFCDWCGNKNFKSQQPVSCLKCAASNSASARFCLSCGSRIEPPNSQPEKQELTWASGSTSAKHNTRSQGSQTEGLFFKSARALESASKAEEQARSQREAGRDRRLQLTTYSPGRGFWRQQVEHVCSHLKAYAQNSQDFQKAIGQPQMGKLTAATVHDDGNEVTLTITYPLKDVKGRPLSAANPQASQALLSTLVDSNGYNFKQSSSLSLLSETSSLNFDDNEIESTTKTKKKTRRKTKPSKDLLSSETQLVFREVNSTGQGRLETVERLIDKGADPNRLNKEGLSAVAVAAVNDHHDCIRVLVEKGADINLKMRKGNTALHETVLGGPRHVDSIEVLLGCHADADITNTTGDKPYDIAVRKGYEAIVKCFVTNIGVNLLGKMTKPTSFTL